In Acidobacteriota bacterium, one DNA window encodes the following:
- a CDS encoding thioredoxin domain-containing protein yields the protein MKTRMFLLFIAMIISAVVARAQSGSPASPSPREPAKSGKQTASQPAAKATDIKNEDCGCEAKNIIPADVAGIANGIKITAKEIADHIKDERDGLQKKVIESRRRELNLQINSRLLEAEAMKKGTTPTKLIEQEIVGKAQEPTDAEARAFYEQNKARIPGAFKDFKPQIVAYLKAQRQESAAKAYADKLRAEADVKVLVEKVTAPEKESDRANVLATINGAKITSGDLEESLKPLIYDVQLRVYALMKNELELRVNDILLEQEAQKRKTTAKALVEAELTPNVKKISEQDAAKFYEENKDRIDGGDFDMLKDQLIDHLQKNEQRRAELVFAERLRQGAKIEINLKEPEPPVLQIATDEQPSKGNANAPVTIVEFTDFECSTCQQSQPVLERLAKEYSDKVRLVVRDYPLEKHKNAFKAAEAAEAAREQAKYWEYVAVLFANQKELGVEKLKEYASKVGLDRKKFDAELQASKYAGRVQRDMQDGMKAGVSGTPTIFINGKRAADTTYAALRAAIEEALTKPAMN from the coding sequence ATGAAAACAAGAATGTTTCTGTTGTTCATAGCAATGATAATCAGCGCGGTTGTGGCCAGGGCCCAGTCTGGGTCTCCTGCATCTCCCAGCCCGCGGGAGCCGGCAAAAAGCGGGAAGCAAACTGCATCACAGCCTGCCGCAAAGGCAACCGATATTAAGAACGAGGACTGCGGCTGCGAGGCAAAGAACATCATCCCAGCCGATGTGGCAGGCATCGCAAACGGCATCAAGATCACGGCAAAAGAGATCGCGGACCATATCAAAGATGAAAGAGATGGTCTCCAAAAAAAGGTTATCGAGTCACGCCGCCGCGAGTTGAACCTGCAGATCAATTCACGGTTGCTTGAAGCTGAAGCCATGAAGAAAGGCACCACCCCCACCAAGCTGATCGAGCAAGAGATTGTGGGCAAGGCGCAAGAGCCGACTGACGCGGAAGCGCGGGCCTTCTACGAACAGAACAAGGCCCGGATCCCCGGGGCGTTCAAAGATTTCAAACCGCAGATAGTGGCTTACCTGAAGGCCCAGCGGCAGGAGTCGGCAGCCAAAGCGTACGCCGATAAGCTCAGAGCGGAAGCGGATGTAAAAGTCCTGGTGGAGAAGGTGACTGCTCCGGAGAAGGAGTCAGATCGCGCAAACGTGCTGGCCACCATCAACGGAGCGAAGATCACCTCCGGAGACTTGGAAGAATCGCTTAAGCCTTTGATCTACGATGTGCAACTCCGCGTGTACGCGCTCATGAAGAATGAGCTGGAGCTGAGGGTCAACGACATATTGCTGGAGCAGGAAGCCCAGAAGCGGAAGACAACCGCGAAGGCGCTGGTGGAAGCGGAATTGACGCCGAACGTGAAGAAGATTAGCGAGCAGGACGCCGCGAAGTTCTACGAGGAAAACAAGGACCGGATCGATGGCGGCGACTTTGATATGTTAAAGGATCAGCTAATCGATCACCTTCAAAAGAACGAACAACGAAGAGCGGAGCTTGTGTTTGCGGAACGACTGAGGCAAGGGGCGAAGATCGAAATAAATCTCAAGGAGCCCGAGCCGCCGGTCCTTCAGATAGCGACCGATGAGCAGCCGTCAAAAGGAAACGCCAACGCGCCGGTTACCATTGTCGAGTTCACTGACTTCGAGTGCTCGACTTGCCAACAGTCTCAACCGGTTCTTGAAAGGCTAGCCAAGGAGTATTCGGACAAAGTGCGGCTGGTGGTCAGGGATTACCCGCTGGAGAAACACAAGAATGCCTTCAAAGCGGCGGAGGCCGCGGAAGCAGCGCGCGAGCAAGCCAAGTACTGGGAATACGTGGCAGTGCTGTTTGCAAATCAAAAAGAGCTGGGAGTTGAGAAGCTCAAAGAGTATGCAAGCAAGGTTGGCCTCGACCGCAAGAAGTTCGACGCGGAGTTGCAGGCAAGCAAGTATGCCGGGCGCGTGCAGCGTGATATGCAAGACGGAATGAAAGCGGGTGTGAGCGGGACCCCGACGATCTTCATCAACGGAAAGCGGGCTGCGGATACAACCTACGCAGCCTTGAGAGCGGCCATCGAAGAGGCCTTGACGAAACCGGCAATGAATTGA
- a CDS encoding ABC transporter substrate-binding protein, whose protein sequence is MNIRRIVFVVGLMLMLLLIGTTTASGPGAGQLTEQEKRGKFIYLRGSSPSGKEITCYLGDGTMEVPAAAMLCANCHGFDGRGNPEGGVVPSDITWEALTKSYGVTHASGRKHPAYTDRALGMAVTKGTDPAGNKLPDTMPRYWMAPEDLADLVAYMKRLGKENDPGLTETSIRVGTIVAGPGPMAEMGQAMKAALTAYFEEVNAQGGIYNRKIELRVAQSPSDPRAARLNAERFIDTEQVFAMAGAFIAGADKEIASLIEDKEVVLVGPSTLYPEVGFPFNRHTFYLFSGLKEQATALVNFIGDKLQKQNPRLAIVSPDSGAPEGVSEAIEEHARERAYKLVSKITYSRKQYDAGQLAKKLSEGGADAIFFLGSGGEEVAMMKEAAKLKWTPYVLIPGSLASKEILDAPPEFKDKIFFSFPTLPSDQTKDGIAEFMALAQKHNLQPKQITAQISAYCAAKILVEGLKLTGKELSREKLIKTLEGLYNFNTGLSPRISYGPNRRIGALGAYIVSVDTDKKQFIPVGGWITAE, encoded by the coding sequence ATGAACATCAGGCGCATTGTGTTTGTAGTTGGGCTGATGCTGATGCTCTTGCTTATCGGCACTACGACTGCGAGCGGACCCGGAGCCGGTCAGCTCACCGAACAGGAGAAGCGCGGGAAATTCATCTACCTGCGAGGCAGCAGTCCGTCAGGCAAAGAGATAACCTGCTACCTGGGCGACGGGACGATGGAGGTGCCGGCGGCGGCGATGCTCTGCGCAAACTGTCACGGATTTGATGGCCGCGGAAATCCTGAAGGCGGGGTCGTCCCCTCGGACATAACCTGGGAAGCGCTCACCAAGTCTTATGGAGTCACGCACGCGAGTGGGCGCAAGCATCCTGCCTACACGGACCGCGCGCTTGGGATGGCCGTGACCAAAGGAACAGATCCGGCGGGAAACAAACTGCCCGACACGATGCCCAGGTACTGGATGGCGCCGGAAGATCTCGCGGACCTCGTCGCCTACATGAAGCGTCTTGGAAAGGAGAATGATCCGGGACTGACTGAGACAAGCATAAGAGTTGGGACTATCGTTGCGGGACCGGGGCCCATGGCTGAAATGGGCCAGGCCATGAAGGCGGCTCTGACAGCCTATTTCGAGGAGGTCAACGCTCAGGGTGGGATTTACAATCGCAAGATCGAGCTGCGGGTCGCCCAGTCGCCATCCGATCCACGGGCTGCAAGATTAAACGCCGAGCGGTTCATTGATACCGAGCAGGTCTTCGCGATGGCGGGCGCCTTCATTGCGGGAGCGGACAAGGAAATCGCTTCGCTTATCGAGGACAAAGAGGTGGTGCTCGTGGGTCCCTCGACGCTTTATCCCGAGGTCGGGTTTCCTTTCAATCGGCACACATTCTATCTGTTCTCGGGCTTGAAAGAGCAAGCCACCGCCCTGGTCAACTTCATCGGCGACAAGCTGCAAAAACAAAATCCTCGGCTTGCGATTGTCTCGCCTGACAGCGGCGCTCCTGAGGGAGTCAGCGAGGCGATTGAAGAGCACGCCAGGGAGCGCGCATACAAACTGGTTTCTAAGATCACCTATTCGCGCAAGCAATATGACGCCGGCCAACTGGCTAAGAAATTGAGCGAAGGCGGCGCCGATGCCATTTTCTTCCTGGGTTCGGGTGGCGAAGAGGTGGCGATGATGAAAGAGGCCGCGAAGCTCAAATGGACGCCGTACGTCTTGATTCCCGGCTCGCTGGCCAGCAAAGAGATTCTAGACGCTCCGCCCGAGTTCAAGGACAAGATTTTCTTCTCGTTCCCGACTCTCCCGTCGGATCAAACAAAGGACGGGATCGCGGAGTTTATGGCGCTTGCGCAAAAGCACAACCTTCAGCCCAAGCAGATTACAGCCCAGATCTCGGCATACTGCGCGGCCAAGATTTTAGTGGAGGGTTTGAAGCTCACGGGGAAAGAACTGAGCCGCGAGAAGCTGATCAAAACGCTGGAAGGGCTCTACAACTTCAACACCGGATTGAGCCCGCGAATCTCGTACGGCCCGAATCGCCGAATCGGAGCGCTCGGTGCTTACATTGTGTCTGTCGATACGGATAAGAAACAGTTCATTCCCGTAGGCGGATGGATTACGGCGGAGTAA
- a CDS encoding SCO family protein, which yields MSWRTNRGDQMNMKDELFKRQSYGQAGNRALLLLLAIAACAGLLALPGAAQSKGTQPDDKDSPARNYFTDVQLINQDGKPMRFYSDLLKDKVVIINTFFTTCTSVCPPMSRNLERVQGWLGDRLGKDVHIISISVDPAMDTPPRLKDYAQKYKARPGWFFVTGKKENAEFALRKIGSFVESRDDHSTVIIIGNLRTGLWKKAMGMAKPEDLIKVVESVVDDKPGDVK from the coding sequence ATGAGTTGGAGAACAAATCGAGGTGACCAGATGAACATGAAAGATGAATTATTCAAGCGACAATCATACGGGCAGGCGGGCAATCGAGCCTTGTTGCTCCTGCTTGCCATTGCCGCGTGCGCCGGCCTCCTGGCCCTGCCCGGCGCGGCGCAATCAAAAGGCACGCAGCCTGACGACAAAGATTCTCCAGCGCGGAATTACTTCACCGACGTTCAACTGATCAATCAGGACGGCAAGCCGATGCGGTTCTACAGCGACCTGCTCAAGGACAAAGTGGTTATCATCAACACTTTTTTTACGACCTGCACGAGCGTGTGTCCTCCGATGAGCAGGAACCTCGAACGAGTTCAAGGCTGGCTGGGCGACCGGCTCGGCAAAGACGTTCACATCATATCGATCAGCGTCGATCCGGCTATGGACACGCCGCCGCGCCTTAAGGACTATGCCCAGAAATACAAAGCAAGGCCGGGGTGGTTCTTCGTCACCGGTAAGAAAGAGAACGCCGAATTCGCTTTGCGCAAGATCGGCTCGTTCGTCGAATCAAGAGACGATCACTCGACGGTGATTATCATTGGGAACCTGCGTACCGGACTCTGGAAGAAAGCGATGGGGATGGCTAAGCCAGAGGATTTGATCAAGGTTGTAGAGAGTGTCGTTGATGACAAGCCCGGAGATGTGAAGTGA
- a CDS encoding cytochrome D1 domain-containing protein: MKTSQTRHTAGNRDPLGSAARTVCSLTLLLAYALVVIAGTAQVSTKPEAQTQTNAGAAAQKKEPAEGAKNTGVNGAKPDAKSPANGSSTRAPQKIVHEGIEVEFTIDPLGDKDAKSRDLMEGQDAVVNFKITESRNGTPLVNLHPSAWMDLRAPGKLTESKDCRQKIQSFLQSALSSRPEIDLNTYFILTLNQEANISVIDPLMGYGSSKLFTLVFLNSPGEDWVLSSDKKRLFVTMPLVNQVAVIDTALWRVAANIDVGAKPTRVAFQPDEKYLWVGSDAGGSESGVTVIDAVELKVAARIKTGAGHHEIALRGDNRYAYVTNRQDGTLSVIDVQKLTKVKDIKTGGLPVSLALSPLSKAAYVANEEDGTIVVIGGVDQEVLARITTKPGVKAIRFFADGRYGFAVNGKENNVQVIDASTNRLVNTIKVGKNPDKISFTQNYAYVRALGSDQVSLIQLDGIGKKADVPVLEFPAGQLPAEKAPGASTADVIVPAPEGGSVLVVNPADKMIYYYTEGMAAPMGSFQNYRREPRAVMVWDKSLREVRAGVYTTNIKLPTNGEYDVAFLLDSPRIAHCFSTTAKTDPALKKQPALPIDVEPLIENSAVKVGENVKLQFRVTDSTTRLPRPDLKDFGILVFRPPGEWQDRQWGQSLGNGIYEVTFKPEQPGAYYVFVHCPSLRVNYNQTPHFILRAGMEKAAMPAKP, translated from the coding sequence ATGAAGACAAGTCAAACACGACATACGGCGGGAAACCGGGACCCCTTGGGCAGCGCCGCCCGCACGGTTTGCTCATTGACTTTGTTGTTGGCATACGCGCTGGTGGTGATCGCCGGAACAGCGCAGGTGAGCACGAAGCCGGAGGCTCAAACACAGACCAATGCGGGCGCGGCCGCCCAGAAGAAAGAGCCCGCGGAGGGTGCGAAGAACACCGGCGTCAATGGAGCGAAGCCGGATGCTAAATCGCCCGCGAACGGCTCGTCCACTCGCGCGCCGCAGAAAATCGTCCACGAAGGCATAGAGGTTGAGTTCACCATTGATCCGCTTGGCGACAAAGACGCGAAGTCCAGAGACCTGATGGAAGGCCAGGATGCGGTAGTGAATTTCAAGATAACCGAGTCGCGGAACGGCACGCCGCTGGTAAATCTGCATCCGTCAGCGTGGATGGACCTTCGCGCGCCTGGCAAGCTCACCGAGTCGAAGGATTGCCGTCAGAAGATTCAGTCATTTCTGCAGTCGGCGCTCAGCAGCCGGCCTGAAATCGATTTGAATACTTACTTCATTCTTACGCTAAACCAGGAAGCTAACATCTCGGTGATTGATCCTCTGATGGGATACGGCAGCAGCAAACTGTTTACGCTCGTCTTCCTGAATAGTCCCGGCGAGGATTGGGTCCTGAGCAGCGATAAGAAGAGGCTCTTCGTGACGATGCCTCTGGTGAATCAGGTTGCGGTCATCGATACGGCACTCTGGAGAGTCGCCGCGAATATCGACGTGGGAGCCAAACCAACGCGGGTTGCATTTCAGCCAGACGAGAAATACCTGTGGGTGGGAAGCGACGCCGGCGGCAGCGAGAGCGGAGTAACGGTGATCGACGCTGTAGAACTCAAGGTGGCGGCACGAATCAAGACGGGAGCCGGACATCACGAGATCGCATTGAGGGGCGACAATCGGTACGCGTACGTAACAAACAGGCAGGATGGCACGCTCTCGGTGATCGACGTGCAAAAGCTCACCAAAGTAAAAGACATAAAAACAGGCGGGCTTCCGGTGTCGCTGGCGTTGTCTCCGCTGAGCAAAGCAGCGTACGTAGCCAATGAAGAAGACGGAACGATTGTCGTAATCGGAGGCGTTGACCAGGAGGTGCTCGCGCGGATTACGACCAAACCCGGCGTGAAAGCAATTCGCTTTTTCGCTGATGGAAGGTATGGGTTTGCGGTGAACGGCAAAGAGAATAACGTTCAGGTGATTGATGCGTCGACAAACCGCCTTGTGAACACGATTAAGGTGGGAAAGAATCCCGACAAAATAAGCTTCACGCAAAACTACGCATACGTGCGGGCGCTTGGAAGTGATCAGGTCAGCCTGATCCAGTTGGACGGGATTGGAAAGAAGGCAGACGTGCCGGTGCTCGAATTCCCCGCCGGACAGTTGCCTGCGGAAAAGGCGCCGGGCGCCTCAACGGCCGATGTGATAGTACCCGCACCCGAGGGCGGCTCGGTGCTGGTAGTGAATCCGGCGGACAAGATGATCTATTACTACACTGAGGGGATGGCAGCGCCGATGGGAAGCTTTCAAAACTATCGCAGGGAACCGCGAGCGGTGATGGTGTGGGACAAGAGCCTTCGTGAAGTGAGGGCGGGCGTTTATACGACCAACATCAAGCTGCCGACAAATGGAGAATACGATGTAGCGTTCCTTCTCGACTCCCCGCGAATCGCCCATTGTTTCAGCACGACAGCAAAGACAGATCCGGCGCTCAAGAAACAACCCGCGCTTCCGATTGATGTCGAGCCGCTGATCGAGAATTCCGCAGTTAAAGTGGGCGAGAACGTCAAGCTGCAGTTCCGGGTGACGGATTCGACAACCCGGCTTCCGAGACCCGACCTGAAGGACTTTGGCATTCTTGTGTTCCGGCCCCCAGGCGAATGGCAAGACCGTCAGTGGGGGCAATCACTGGGCAACGGGATATACGAGGTGACCTTCAAGCCGGAGCAGCCCGGGGCGTATTATGTGTTTGTCCACTGTCCTTCGCTAAGGGTTAATTACAACCAGACCCCTCACTTCATCCTGCGCGCCGGCATGGAAAAGGCGGCGATGCCCGCGAAACCGTAG
- a CDS encoding DUF5659 domain-containing protein, whose product MKVDEAKDESEMNPPETNRPYETSDLNLASFLRCRNLPILDIRRQNGKTTFAFADSSELRLAILDYANDGPVGVRSFYNTVRDMKGITR is encoded by the coding sequence ATGAAGGTCGATGAAGCAAAGGATGAATCGGAGATGAACCCTCCTGAAACAAATCGCCCATACGAGACCTCCGACCTGAATCTGGCCAGCTTCCTGCGCTGTCGCAATCTCCCGATTCTTGACATACGGCGCCAGAACGGCAAGACGACGTTCGCCTTCGCGGATTCATCCGAGCTGCGCCTCGCAATCCTTGATTACGCCAACGACGGACCGGTAGGAGTGCGGTCGTTTTACAACACGGTCAGAGATATGAAGGGCATAACACGGTAA